CTAGCGCAGACTGAAGGTACAGGTCCATGCTTCAGCCGAAGAAAACGAAATTTAGGAAGGCCTTCAAAGGCCGCATCCATGGCAAGGCCAAGGGTGGCACCGAACTCAACTTCGGCGCCTTCGGTCTGAAGGCGGTAGAGCCGGGCCGCATCACGGCGCGCCAGATCGAGGCGGCCCGCCGCGCGATCAGCCGTCACATGAAGCGTGCCGGTCGTGTCTGGATCCGGATCTTCCCGGATGTGCCGGTCTCCAAGAAGCCGACCGAAGTCCGCATGGGCAAGGGTAAGGGCTCGCCGGAATTCTGGGTGGCTCGCGTAAAGCCGGGCCGGATCATGTTCGAGATCGAGGGCGTGTCCGAGACGATCGCCCGCGAGGCCTTCGATCGCGCCGCCGCCAAGCTGTCGATCCAGACTCGTCTGGTATCGCGGCCCGGCGAACACTAGGAGATTGAAGCCATGAAGGCCTCGGAAACCAGGGGTATGACCCCCGATCAGCTCAGTGACCGTCTCGGTGAACTGAAGCGTGAACAGTTCAATTTGCGGGTCCAGCAGGCCACAGGTCAGTTGGAAAACCCAGCGCGTCGCCGCCAGGTGCGCCGGGACATCGCGCGGATCAAGACAATTCTTGGCGAGAAACAGGCCCCCGGGGCCGGCGCGTAGGACGGAGTACGCTAGAGATGCCGAAAAGAATTCTGCAAGGCGTGGTCGTCAGTAACGCCAACGAAAAGACTGCGGTGGTCCGTGTCGAACGACGCGTGAAGCATCCGCTGCTGGGTAAGGTCGTGCGCCAGTCAAAGCGCTACCATGCCCATGACGAAGCAAATACCTGCCAGGTCGGTGACATGGTGCGTATCGAGGAATGCCCGCCGATCTCGCGCATGAAGCGCTGGCGGGTGATTGCCGAACAGGCTTGATGGACGTTCCGGGAGATACGCCATGATTCAAATGCAGTCGAATCTGGAAGTTGCCGATAACTCGGGTGCGCGCCGTGTCCAGTGCATCAAGGTTCTCGGCGGTTCCAAGCGGAAGGTCGCTTCCGTCGGCGACGTCATCGTCGTCAGCGTCAAAGAGGCGATTCCGCGGGGGCGTGTGAAGAAGGGTGACGTGCATCGCGCCGTTATCGTTCGCACCGCCAAGGAAATTTACCGGTCGGACGGGTCGAGCATCCGGTTCGACACGAATGCGGCCGTGCTGATCAACAAGCAGGGCGAGCCCATCGGTACCCGTATCTTCGGCCCGGTGACCCGCGAACTGCGTGCGAAGTCGATGATGAAAATCATCTCGCTGGCGCCGGAGGTGCTGTAATGGCTGCGAAGATAAAAAAAGGCGACCAGGTCATCGTGACCAAGGGCCGCGACAGGGGCAAGAAGGGCGAAGTGCTGCGGGTCATTCCCGATGACGGCCGCGCCGTTGTCCAGGGCGTGAACATGGTCAAGAAGCACAAGCGTCCGAGCCAGCTCGATCCGGGCGGCATCAAGTCGGAAGAGGCGCCGCTGGCGCTGGCCAACCTGTCGATCGTCGACCCCAAGACGGGTGAGGCGACCCGTGTCGGCTTCCGCTTCGAGAATGGCCAGAAGGTCCGCTTCGCGAAGAAGTCAGGAGAGAATATCGATGTCTGAGACCGCTGAAAAAGCGCGCCTGCAGGCCCATTACGAGACCGAGGTGCGTCCGCAGCTCATGGAGCAGTTCGGGCTGAAGAATCAGCTCGCCGTGCCCAAGCTGGACAAGATCGTGATCAATATGGGCGTGGGTGAAGGCACCCGCGACACCAAGAAGATCACCATCGCGGCCGAAGAGCTCACGAGGATCGCCGGCCAGAAGCCGGTGGTCACCAAGGCCAAAAAGTCAATCGCCGGCTTCAAGCTGCGCGAAGGCATGCCGGTCGGTTGCAAGGTGACGCTTCGCGGCAAGCGCATGTACGAGTTTCTGGACCGTCTGGTGACCATCGCGTTGCCGCGGGTTCGGGATTTCCGGGGCGTTTCGCCCAAGAGCTTCGACGGCAACGGCAATTATGCGCTGGGCCTGAAGGAACAGATCGTGTTCCCGGAAATCAACTATGACCAGATCGACGAGATCCGGGGCATGGACATCATCATTTGCACCACGGCGACCGACGACGAGCAGGCGAAAGCCCTGCTGACCGGTTTCCAAGTGCCGTTCCGGGGTTAAGGCGTTGTTTGCGCTGGAGCAGGTCTCAGGAGGACTTGATCGTGGCTAAGAAGAGTTCGATTGTTAAGAACAAGAGGCGTGAGCGTCTGGCGACCAAGTTTGCCGACAAGCGCCGTGAATTGAAGGCTCAGGCGAAGGACGACACGCTGTCGCCGGAAGATCGGTTCCGCGCCCGGCTGAAGCTGGCCGAGATGCCGAGGAACGGTGCGCTGGTCCGCGTGCGTAATCGCTGCGAACTGACTGGCCGTCCGCGCGCCGTCTATCGCAAGTTCAAACTATCACGAATTGCCTTGCGCGAGCTCGGGTCGAAGGGGCAGATCCCCGGCCTGGTCAAGTCGAGCTGGTAACGGAGAAACGCCCATGGCGATATCAGATCCAATCGGCGATATGCTGACCCGCATTCGCAACGCCCAGATGCGGCGCAAGTCGACGGTGCGCGTGCCAGCCTCCAAGCTGCGTGAGCGCGTTCTCGAGGTGCTGCAGTCGGAAGGCTACATCCGCGCCTACGAGCGCCACGATCTTGAAGACAACAAGGCCGAGATCGAGGTGTCCTTGAAGTATCACGAGGGCGAGCCGGTCATTCGCACCATCGCCCGCGTGTCGACGCCGGGACGCCGCGTCTACTCCTCGGTCGGAGAGCTGCCGCGTGTCGCCAACGGCCTGGGCATTTCGATCATTTCAACGCCCAAGGGCGTGATGTCCGACAACCAGGCCCGTGCGGCCAATGTTGGCGGCGAAGTGATCTGCACGGTCGTCTAAGGCCGAGAGCGTAAGGAAACGGAACGATGTCTCGTATCGGTAAGAAGCCAGTCAGCATTCCCAGCGGCGTCGATGTGACGTTGAGCGGGTCGGAGCTGTCGGTGAAGGGACCAAAGGGCGTGCTCGCCATGACTTTCGTCGATGACGTGGTCGTGACGCAGGAAGATGGCGCGATTTCGGTGCAGCCTCGCAGCAAGAGCCAGCGCTCGCGCGCCATGTGGGGTTTGCAGCGCACGCTCGTCAGCAATCTGGTCACCGGTGTGTCCACGGGCTTCACCGAGAAGCTGGCGATCACCGGCGTCGGTTACCGCGCCGCGGTGCAGGGTCGGACCCTGACGCTGCAGCTCGGTTACAGCCACGACGTGGTGTTCCCGATTCCCGACGACATCGAGATCAAGACGCCGGTCCCGACCGAGATCGAGATTTCGGGCATCGACAAGCAGAAGGTTGGCCAGGTCGCGGCGAAGATCCGCGAATGGCGCAAGCCGGAGCCCTACAAGGGCAAGGGCGTGCGTTATGCCAACGAATTCATCTTCCGCAAGGAAGGCAAGAAGAAGTAAATGCCGCGTTTGGCACACTGGTGGGTTTGAAGCCATGAACAAGAGAATTGAGCTGTTTCTTCGGCGCCAGCAGCGGGTGCGCAACCGGCTGCGGAAAAGCGGAACCGGGCGGGTGCGCCTGGCCGTGCACCGTAGTGGCAAGCATATCTATGCCCAGGTCATTGACGACCGGGAAGGCCGGACGGTGGCCTCCGCGTCGACGCTGGAGAAGGATTTCCGCGGTGCCGGCAAGTCGGGCGCCAATGTGGACGCGGCCCGTGAAGTGGGCACCCTGATCGCCAAGCGTGCGGTCGATGCTGGCATCAAGGATGTCATGTTCGATCGTAGCGGTTTCCTCTACCACGGCCGGATCAAGGCCTTGGCAGATGCCGCGCGCGAAGGCGGCCTGAACTTCTAAGCCGATAACGGAATCGAGTAGGAACACGAAATGGCACGGGAACGTGGAGAACGGTCGGATCGCTCGCATGACCGCAATCAGGACAGCGAGTTCATTGATCGCCTGGTGCACATCAACCGCGTCGCCAAGGTGGTGAAGGGTGGTCGGCGTTTTGGTTTCGCCGCGCTCGTCATCGTCGGTGATCAGAAGGGCCGCGCCGGATTCGGCAAGGGCAAGGCGCGCGAGGTGCCTGAGGCAATTCGCAAGGCGACGGAAGCCGCCAAGCGCAGCCTGATCCGTGTGCCGCTGCGCGAAGGCCGCACGCTGCATCATGACATCGACGGTCGCCATGGCGCCGGCAAGGTGGTTCTGCGTACGGCGCCAGCCGGTACCGGTATCATCGCGGGTGGCCCGATGCGTGCCGTGTTCGAGGCGCTGGGCATCCACGACGTGGTGACCAAGTCGATCGGCACGTCGAATCCCTACAACATGGTGCGCGCCACGTTCGACGCGCTGAAGAAGCAGATGTCGCCGCGTATGGCGGCCGGCAAGCGCGGCAAGAAGGTGGGCGACATTCTCGTCCGCCGTCCCGAGCAGGTCGGCGAAATTGTCGAAGGCTGATAAGGCCGGAAGCGGAAGGTCAGGAAGATGTCCGAGAAAATGTTGAAGGTGACGCAGATCGGTAGTCCGATCCGCCGGGCCAAGGACCAGCGCGCGACCCTCGTTGGCCTGGGCCTGAACAAGATGCATCGTACCCGCGTGCTCGAAGACACGCCCTCGGTGCGCGGCATGGTTAACAAGATTCACCACCTGGTGCAGGTGGAAGAGGTCGACGTTTAAGCGTCGTCCCCTAACGAAGGAATATCGAGATGCGTCTCAACCAGATCAGCGACAATCCCGGCGCGACCAAGACCAGCAAGCGCATCGGACGGGGCATTGGCTCCGGCAAGGGCAAGACCGGCGGCCGTGGCGTGAAGGGTCAGACCTCGCGCTCGGGCGTGGCAATCCACGGCTATGAAGGCGGTCAGATGCCGCTGCATCGCCGGCTGCCGAAGCGTGGTTTCAAGAGCATCAATCGCAAGCGCTATGCATCGGTCAATATCGGCCGTCTGCAGGCAGCCATCGATTCCGGCAAGCTCCAGGCCGGTGTTATCGACGGCGCCGTGCTGGTTGCGGCGGGCGTGGTGACGCATCTGCGTGACGGCTTCCGTCTGCTGGGTAAGGGCGAGATCACCGCCGCCATCGAGATTACCGCCAATGGTGCGTCGAAGACGGCGATCGAGGCGGTTGAAAAGGCGGGGGGCAAGGTCCACATCGTCGCGGGAGCGACGCCGACGGACGGCGCCGAATAAAAGCGCCTAGGCGCGGAAGCGGGAAGTCCTATGGCGTCGGCTGCCGAACAACTAGCTCAGAGCTTTAATCTCAGCGCCTTCTCGAAGGCAACTGAACTCAAGAAGCGCATCTGGTTCACACTGGGTGCGCTCATCATCTATCGTCTTGGCACCTACATTCCGTTGCCGGGTGTAGATCCTGTCGCGCTGTCGCAGATGTTCAGCCAGCAGGGCGGCGGCCTCCTGGGCATGTTCAACATGTTCGCGGGCGGCTCCATCGAGCGCATGGCGATCTTCGCGCTGGGCATCATGCCCTACATCTCGGCGTCGATCATCGTTCAGCTGATGACCAGCGTGTCGCCGGCTCTGGCGCAGCTGAAGAAAGAGGGCGAGAGCGGCCGCAAGAGGCTGAACCAGTACACCCGCTACGGCACGGTCGGTCTGACCATCGTCCAGGGCTACGGCATCGCCGTGTTCCTGGCGTCGCAGAACCTGGCCATGTCCACGGGGCCGTTCTTCTACGTCAGCACGGTAACCACGTTGCTTGGCGGAACCATGTTCCTGATGTGGCTGGGCGAGCAGATCACCGCTCGCGGCGTCGGCAACGGCATCTCGCTGATCATCTTCACCGGCATTGTCGCCAACCTGCCGCGCGCCGTCGTGCAGATGTTCGAACTGAGCTGGAACCAGCAGCAGTTCAGCATCTGGTTCGTCCTGGTGCTGCTGATTCTGGTGGGCGCGGCTGTCGGCGTGATCGTCTATGTCGAGCGGTCGCAGCGCCGGTTGCTGGTTCAGTATCCCAAGCGTCAGGTCGGCAACAAGGTGTTCCAGGGCGACAGCTCGCACCTGCCACTGAAGCTCAACACCGCCGGTGTTATCCCGCCGATCTTCGCCTCCTCGCTGTTGCTGTTGCCGCTTACCGTGGCGCAGTTCTCGTCGCAGGGCGGGCCGGAATGGCTGACAACCGTCACCGCTGCGCTGGGACACGGTCAGCCGCTGTATCTGGCGATGTATCTCGGCATGATCATCTTCTTCTGCTTCTTCTATACGGCGGTGGTGTTCAATCCACAGGACACGGCCGACAATCTGAAGAAGCATGGCGGCTTCCTGCCTGGCATCCGGCCGGGCGAAAAGACGGCCGAATATATCGATTACGTGCTGACCCGCATCACCGTCGTGGGCGCCGCCTATCTGTGCGTCATCTGTCTGATCCCGGAAATCCTGATCTCGCAGTTTTCGGTACCGTTCTATTTCGGCGGCACGTCACTGCTGATCGTCGTCAACGTTACCATGGACACGGTGACGCAGATCCACGGGCACCTGCTGGCGCACCAATATGAAGGCCTCATCAAGAAGTCGCGGCTGCGCGGGAGGAAGGGTTGAACGTTATTCTTCTGGGTCCTCCTGGCGCTGGCAAGGGCACACAGGCCAAGCTCCTCGAGGAGCGTCACGGAATGGTCCAGCTGTCGACAGGTGACATGCTGCGTGCCGCCGTG
The window above is part of the Emcibacter sp. SYSU 3D8 genome. Proteins encoded here:
- the rpsE gene encoding 30S ribosomal protein S5, with translation MARERGERSDRSHDRNQDSEFIDRLVHINRVAKVVKGGRRFGFAALVIVGDQKGRAGFGKGKAREVPEAIRKATEAAKRSLIRVPLREGRTLHHDIDGRHGAGKVVLRTAPAGTGIIAGGPMRAVFEALGIHDVVTKSIGTSNPYNMVRATFDALKKQMSPRMAAGKRGKKVGDILVRRPEQVGEIVEG
- the rpmC gene encoding 50S ribosomal protein L29 encodes the protein MKASETRGMTPDQLSDRLGELKREQFNLRVQQATGQLENPARRRQVRRDIARIKTILGEKQAPGAGA
- the rplO gene encoding 50S ribosomal protein L15, with translation MRLNQISDNPGATKTSKRIGRGIGSGKGKTGGRGVKGQTSRSGVAIHGYEGGQMPLHRRLPKRGFKSINRKRYASVNIGRLQAAIDSGKLQAGVIDGAVLVAAGVVTHLRDGFRLLGKGEITAAIEITANGASKTAIEAVEKAGGKVHIVAGATPTDGAE
- the rplR gene encoding 50S ribosomal protein L18 → MNKRIELFLRRQQRVRNRLRKSGTGRVRLAVHRSGKHIYAQVIDDREGRTVASASTLEKDFRGAGKSGANVDAAREVGTLIAKRAVDAGIKDVMFDRSGFLYHGRIKALADAAREGGLNF
- the rplE gene encoding 50S ribosomal protein L5 — its product is MSETAEKARLQAHYETEVRPQLMEQFGLKNQLAVPKLDKIVINMGVGEGTRDTKKITIAAEELTRIAGQKPVVTKAKKSIAGFKLREGMPVGCKVTLRGKRMYEFLDRLVTIALPRVRDFRGVSPKSFDGNGNYALGLKEQIVFPEINYDQIDEIRGMDIIICTTATDDEQAKALLTGFQVPFRG
- the rpmD gene encoding 50S ribosomal protein L30: MSEKMLKVTQIGSPIRRAKDQRATLVGLGLNKMHRTRVLEDTPSVRGMVNKIHHLVQVEEVDV
- the rpsQ gene encoding 30S ribosomal protein S17; the encoded protein is MPKRILQGVVVSNANEKTAVVRVERRVKHPLLGKVVRQSKRYHAHDEANTCQVGDMVRIEECPPISRMKRWRVIAEQA
- the rpsH gene encoding 30S ribosomal protein S8 is translated as MAISDPIGDMLTRIRNAQMRRKSTVRVPASKLRERVLEVLQSEGYIRAYERHDLEDNKAEIEVSLKYHEGEPVIRTIARVSTPGRRVYSSVGELPRVANGLGISIISTPKGVMSDNQARAANVGGEVICTVV
- the rpsN gene encoding 30S ribosomal protein S14, yielding MAKKSSIVKNKRRERLATKFADKRRELKAQAKDDTLSPEDRFRARLKLAEMPRNGALVRVRNRCELTGRPRAVYRKFKLSRIALRELGSKGQIPGLVKSSW
- the rplP gene encoding 50S ribosomal protein L16 — translated: MLQPKKTKFRKAFKGRIHGKAKGGTELNFGAFGLKAVEPGRITARQIEAARRAISRHMKRAGRVWIRIFPDVPVSKKPTEVRMGKGKGSPEFWVARVKPGRIMFEIEGVSETIAREAFDRAAAKLSIQTRLVSRPGEH
- the secY gene encoding preprotein translocase subunit SecY produces the protein MASAAEQLAQSFNLSAFSKATELKKRIWFTLGALIIYRLGTYIPLPGVDPVALSQMFSQQGGGLLGMFNMFAGGSIERMAIFALGIMPYISASIIVQLMTSVSPALAQLKKEGESGRKRLNQYTRYGTVGLTIVQGYGIAVFLASQNLAMSTGPFFYVSTVTTLLGGTMFLMWLGEQITARGVGNGISLIIFTGIVANLPRAVVQMFELSWNQQQFSIWFVLVLLILVGAAVGVIVYVERSQRRLLVQYPKRQVGNKVFQGDSSHLPLKLNTAGVIPPIFASSLLLLPLTVAQFSSQGGPEWLTTVTAALGHGQPLYLAMYLGMIIFFCFFYTAVVFNPQDTADNLKKHGGFLPGIRPGEKTAEYIDYVLTRITVVGAAYLCVICLIPEILISQFSVPFYFGGTSLLIVVNVTMDTVTQIHGHLLAHQYEGLIKKSRLRGRKG
- the rplN gene encoding 50S ribosomal protein L14, with the translated sequence MIQMQSNLEVADNSGARRVQCIKVLGGSKRKVASVGDVIVVSVKEAIPRGRVKKGDVHRAVIVRTAKEIYRSDGSSIRFDTNAAVLINKQGEPIGTRIFGPVTRELRAKSMMKIISLAPEVL
- the rplX gene encoding 50S ribosomal protein L24, whose amino-acid sequence is MAAKIKKGDQVIVTKGRDRGKKGEVLRVIPDDGRAVVQGVNMVKKHKRPSQLDPGGIKSEEAPLALANLSIVDPKTGEATRVGFRFENGQKVRFAKKSGENIDV
- the rplF gene encoding 50S ribosomal protein L6, which encodes MSRIGKKPVSIPSGVDVTLSGSELSVKGPKGVLAMTFVDDVVVTQEDGAISVQPRSKSQRSRAMWGLQRTLVSNLVTGVSTGFTEKLAITGVGYRAAVQGRTLTLQLGYSHDVVFPIPDDIEIKTPVPTEIEISGIDKQKVGQVAAKIREWRKPEPYKGKGVRYANEFIFRKEGKKK